Within the Emticicia oligotrophica DSM 17448 genome, the region ATTAGCCAATCCATCAATGGCAGAAATCACGCAACCCAAATCAGCGGCCAGTCGAATCAAACTCAGTGTATCGAGTTATTCTTATTGGCATTTCAAAGGCGATAAATTTCCTATTGAAAAGGTCATTGATGAAGCAGCTAAAATGGGTTTAGATGGCATTGATGTTTTGCACCGCCAAATGGATGGAGAAGATAATGCATATCTTCAAAAATTAAAAAAACATGCTTTTGTAAATGGTATTGCGATGACTTGTCTTTCAATCCATCAAGGTTTTGTTTCGCCTGATAAAGCTGTTTTGAAAGAACACATCGACCACACCAATCATTGTATTGAATTGGCCTATAAAATGGGGATTCCTTGCATGCGTTTAAATACAGGCCGTTGGGGTACGATTAAATCATTCGATGATTTAATGGCCAAACGTGGCATCGAGCCAGCTATTGAAGGTTATACCGAAGATGATGCTTTCAAATGGTGCATTGACAGTATTCATCAATGTATGAAAAAAGCAGAAGCATGTGGCATATTATTGGCACTTGAAAACCATTGGGGGCTAGGTTCTACACCTGAAGGGATGCTTCGAATCAAAAATGCCATTGATTCTCCATGGTTAGGTCTATTGATGGATACTGGAAATTTTTTAGAAAATCCTTATGATAAATTAGAGAAAATTGCCCCTCAAACATGCTTTGTTCAAGCAAAAACTTATTATGGCGGTGGCGAATGGTATTCACTTGATTTAGATTATAAACGAATTGTAAATATTCTTAAAAGTGTAAATTATCAAGGCTATATTTCCATTGAGTTTGAAGGCAAAGAAGACCCTAAAACGGGTGTTCAAAAAAGTGTTGATTTACTTAGAAGTGTATTGTAAACACTAATAAAGTTTATTCATTGGCCGATAATCAGTATATTTGTAAGCTGATTATCGGCTTTTGATTTTAATATTTAGCCGAAAATCCGCTACATTCAATTGAATATGAAAAAAGCTATTTTACTATTTTATCTGAGCATAATTGTTCAAAATATTTTCGCACAAACCCAAAGTGTTAGTTTTCGTTTCATTGATAATACTCAAAAACCTATCATTGGTACGAGCGTAAAGCTAATCAATAAAGCTGATACAAATAAAATTCAATATGGTATTAGTGATACTTCGGGTGTGGCCAAGTTTATTACCAAAGCGGGGCAATATACACTAAAAGCAACATCAATCGGCTACAAAAATCTTGACCGTTTAATTAGTATCAATGCTAAATCAAGCTCTTTTGAATTAGTCATGCAGGATGATGCTAATGCTTTAGCCACCGTGACAGTCGTAGCTCAAAAACCTTTGGTTAGCCAAGAAGATGATAAAACAATTATTGACCCAGAGCCAATTGCCAGTAGTAGTACGAGTGCTTATGAAATCATGGAGAAAACTCCCGGCTTATTTCTCGACCCCGATGGCAATATTTATATCAGTAGCACCTCACCAGCAACTATTTATATCAATGGCCGTGAACAAAAAATGAGTTCGGCTGATATTGCTACTATTTTAAAAACATTACCACCAAGCAGTATCCAAAAAATTGAGATATTACGCTCACCATCAGCCAAATATGATGCTGCAAGTTCTGGTGGAATAGTAAATGTAGTGCTAAAAAAGGGAGTAAAAATCGGTCGAACGGGTAGTGTAGTGACTGGTATGAATCAAGGTCGTTATGGAAATCAATTTCTTAGCCTCAATCTAATGAATAATGATGGGCCTAAAAACTCTTATTTCAATTTAAACCTAACGAATCGTAATTCGTATGACCAAATTGAAACGAATAGAAAACTTAGCGAAAATACATTTTTAGCCCAAAAATCTTATGCCACCTCCCCTGCAAAGATTTTTTATTCTGGCTATGGATTTAGCTATGATTTAACAAAAAAATGGACTATAAATTTTGATGGAAGAGGCTCGTATAACGATAGCAGGTCTGAATCAAGTAACGAAAATTTAATCAAAACTATTGGTACAGAAGCCATTCGCTCACAAAATCAGAATGATGTACGAAACAACACACATAACCTCATCTTTAATCAAGGGTTTTCAACTAAATATAAAATAGATAGCATTGGTTCAGAACTTACCAGCGACTTTTCTTATAATTTTCTTTCGAACCAAAATAAACAAAATTTTAGTAATCAATTTATATCTCCCGCTCAAGAGCCATTCTTTGGCAATGGTGATATTCAAACACAACGCCAGTCATTCATTGGACAAATTGATTTAAAGTTTAAAACAGCTCAAAATATCATTTTTGAAAGTGGACTAAAAACTTCACTCTTATGGTTTAAAAATACAACCGAGTATTTTGCACGCTCAAATGGATTACAAACACTTGATGTGACACGCACGAGTAAATTTGATTATGAAGAGGCCATTCACGCAGGATATGCCCAAGCATCAAAAAATCTTCATTCAATTCAAATAAAAGTTGGTGCAAGAGTTGAAAATACCAATATGTATGGGCATCAAAGAATTCCCAAAGATACTACCTTTAAAATCAATCGTATTGATGTTTTTCCTTATGCTTACTTGAGTAGAAATATTACAAAAATCGCGGGTTTTGACCTAACGGGTTACCTTATTTACAGGCGTTCTATTACCCGACCCGTTTATGATTACCTCAATCCTTCACCAAGATACATTGACCAATTTCTTTATGAAGCAGGCAATCCAAGCTTAAAACCACAATTTACCGAAAACTACGAAGCTAATATTAGCGTCGATAATCGACCTATTTTTGCTTTTGGGAAAAACTATACCCGAGATATTTTCACAAATGTAGTTTACCAAAATTCCGAAAACCCGAGCATTGCCTTTCGAACCTATGATAATTTGGGTAAAAACGAAGAAACTTACTTCCGATTACTGGGAGCTATTCCACCGGGTAAAAAATATTTCTTCGTAGTTGGTACTCAATACAATCATAATAAATACGATGGGCAGTATCAAAATAAACCCTTGGCTTTTAATCGCGGAAGTTGGTCGTTTTTTACATTCCATCAATTAAAATTCAGTGATGTTTCGAGCCTAAGTATGAATGGTTTTATACGTGTAAAAGGTCAATTACAGTTTTATGAATTAAGTAATTTTGGTAATTTGAACCTTAGTTACAATCATTCGTTTTTATCGAAGAAGCTTTTATTGTCATTATCAGTTAATGATATTTTCTTTACGAATAATAATCGTTTTACTCTTAATCAAGGTACAATTTCGGCCAATGGATTCAGAAAATCTGATACTCGTCGTGTTGGTTTCAATTTAAGGTATAATTTTGGCATCAAGAAAAAAGAATCTCAAAATAATATGATGAATTTTGATACATTAGAAAATAATTCAAAGTAAAACTTTAAACAAATGAGTTATAATATTCAAGTTTATACAGCCCAAACAATGGTTGCCGAAATGGAAGCCGAATCGGAAGAGTTTTTTGATAATGATAAAAATTTGATTCCATTTACCGAAAAACAAAAAGCTACGCTCAAAGAACGCTTGATAAAATTTGGATTTGAGTTGGCTAAAGAAGATAAAAAAGGCATCAGTTTCAAAAACGAACAATTTGAAGGAATGAGAGCGATTCTAACCAACGGTGGTTTATACATACGCTCTAGCTTCGATGATGCCTTTGAAATTGGCATGTTGGCCTCAGAATTAACAGATACTGGAGAATTCGCTAAATATGACCCACAAGCCGACGGTTGGGAAGTTTTAGGAGAATAAATTTCAGAACGCTATTGAGATTTCAATGGCGTTTTTTTATTGCTTTTTCCCTAGTCAAGGTTTAGTATCAGACAAGAATATTTCATCAAATCAATTATTCGAATATATTTGTATCTACCCTAAACAATCAATCTACAAATGAAAAGATTTCTTCTTTTATTCTTATCTACTTTGGCTCTCACGGCATTTGGACAACAAGCCAATGAAAAACTAAAAATTGTAATTGATGAATATGAAAATTTTCAAAAAATAGGCTATAATAATAAACCAACCGACTCGCTCGGAACGGGTATTTTAGGAGACGTTTCACTTGAAAAATACGAGAAAAACTACAATGCTTACAAGGGTTTTCTAGCAAAAATCAATCAAATTGAAGTTTCAAAATTAAACCGAACCGAATTAATTAACCTAGAACTTTTGAAGTTCCTACTACTTGAAAATATCAATGAATTTGAATTTGATGCACACTTAAATCCACTTTTGGCAGATGCAGGCTTTCACATGGGCTACGCTTCAATGATGAGAAATGCCTCACCAAGAAATCTACAAGATTATCAAAGACATATTCAAAGGCTACGTGATTTTCCAAGATATGTTCAACAACACATAGATTTAATGCGTTTGGGAATTAAAAAAGGGATTGTACAGGCTCGTGTAATTTTTGATGGATATGATGGAACCTATAAACCTTACATCGTTGATTCGCCCGAAAAAAGTGAGTTTTATGCACCATTTACTAGATTTCCGAGTACTTTTAATGAAAACCTCAAACAAAAACTTACCGCTGACGGAAAAGCAGCTGTAATGGAAGCATCGAAAGGTTTTAAGCTTTTTTCTGATTTTATGGATAAAGAATACATTCCTGCTGCTCGAACTAAAGAAGGGATTTCAAACTGCACGAATGGCAAAGCTTACTACGAAATGTTGGTTAAATATTATTCAACCATGCAAATGAGTGTTGAAGAAGTGCATAAAAAAGGCTTGGAGGAAGTTGCTCGAATTAGAAAAGAAATGGAAGAAGTAAAAGCTCAAACGGGTTTCAAAGGAGATTTTAAAGCATTCCTGACTTTTCTACGAACTGACCCTCAATTTTATGCCAAAACTCCACTCGAATTGATGAAAGAGGCATCATACATTGCCAAACAAGTTGATGGGAAATTACCTGCATATTTTGGCAAACTACCTAGACAATCGTATGGTGTAGAACCTGTTCCTGCCGCAATTGCTCCTAAATATACAGGAGGAAGATACAGCCCCTCATCACCTGAAAGCTACCGAGCGGGGCATTATTGGGTTAATACCTATAATCTTCCGAGCCGACCACTTTATAATTTAGAAGCTCTTACTCTACATGAGGCTGTTCCAGGGCATCATTTACAAATAGCTTTGAATTATGAGTTAGAAAACGTACCTGATTTTAGAAAAAGGCTTTATCTCTCGGCATACGGTGAAGGTTGGGCATTATACACTGAGCATTTAGGTGATGAAATGGGTTTTTACAAGAATCCTTACAGTAAATTTGGCAAATTAACCTACGAAATGTGGCGAGCATGTAGATTAGTGGTCGATACTGGCATTCATGCTTATGGCTGGGGGCGTCAAGAGTCGATTGATTACTTAGCCAATAATACAGCTCTTTCGCTTCATGAATGTACAACCGAAACTGACCGCTATATTTCTTGGCCCGGACAAGCCCTATCCTATAAAATTGGCGAACTTAAAATCAGAGAACTAAGAAAAAAAGCCGAAACAGAATTGGGCGAAAAGTTTAATATTCGAGACTTCCACGATGCTGTTCTTTCGGAAGGAACGGTTACTCTTCCCCTACTCGAACGAATCATTGATGATTATATTAAGCAAAAGAAGTAATAATTCGTCTTTAAAGAGTAGTAGTCAAACGCTACTACTCTTCGATTCTTAAAACATAAATGTACAGTGAATACTTGTTTGCTGATTAATTCTAGATTCTTTATTTACTAGATTCTGAACAATAGGCTTTTGAAAAATAAAACCTGCTGAATAACGCTTGTAATATAACTCTATACCCATATTAGCCATCATTAACCAACCACCCGTAAATCTATTTTTGAGCCCATTCTTGATATCTTGTCCAGAATATTCGACCATTGTACCTACATTGGGCATCATAGTAAATCTACCAAATTTTGCAGCGTAAAAAGCCATCAATGAACCATTCGTTCGATTGGCAAACTTGTAGCCATTCGAATTTCGAGTATTTAATTTGTGACTTGCATCAGCATTTATCCCCCAACTATGGTACCGAAGCGTATAAATAGCATTTAAGACAAAATCAACACTACCTGTTCCTAACTGAAAATTCGCATTTGCTCCTTCTTCGCCTGTATCTTCGTATTTATACTTTCCTGTTGGAAGTTTTAGCCCTCCTCCAATCAATAAGTTTTGATTTACCTGATGGTTGGTTGAATCCCAAAAAGTATTGAATACATTATAATGCATTATCATTGAAGCATCGCCCAATCCTTCTATTCGGGCAGTACGGCCACTTAGCGTTGTTTGCTTATTCGAATTATAAGGTAGAAAAACCAATAGCTGGGTTTTCATAAAAGGATAAAAACGCCCCCAAAGTTCAGTGGTCTGATAATGCTCTTTGGTTTTCAAAACCTGACTATTCAAATGCGAGTCAAAGTCTTTGAAACGATAACGTACTCCTACAAATCGCATATTCGATTGGGGCAAAATTCCAAAAAAAGAGCCACTATTGGCACAGCCACACATATCACATGCTGATGCTGGTAAATAACCAATCATCAATACCCAAAATAATATTTTTTTCATTTTCTGATTTTATATATTACTGACTATAAACAGATTATATGTATTCTATAAACCTCTTTAGGGACTAAACTTATAATCTATTGAATACCAAATCGTTTATTTTTCAGAAAATCATTATCTGTTAATGTTTTCAAAAAAGCGATTAACTTCTTTTGTTCATCAGCCGTTGTTTGAATCCCTAATTTTGAGCCATTTTTCAACGAAGTATCTAATGTTGGAGAATCAACAATTCCATCGTTATAATGATTTAACACAGCCTCAAGTGAATAAAAACGTCCATCGTGCATATAAGGGGCCGAAACCTCAATATTTCGTAAACTTGGTACTTTAAACGTATATTCGTCCTTGCGGTTTTGTGTAATTCTACCTCGACCCGTATCATCTAAATTATAAACAGGCAAACCGTTATTTCGATAACTTTGGTCGGTAAATAATTCACCCGAATGACATGATGCACATTTTTGCTTAAAAACCTCCAATCCTGCCAATTCATCCTCAGTTAAAATTCCTCCTTGCTCTTTTCTTACATATTTATCGTAGCGTGAATTGGCCGAAACCAAAGCATTCATAAATTGTGAAAGAGCTTTCAAAAAACGTTCAGTTGTAATCTCCTTACTTCCATAAGCTTTCTGAAAAAGCGTAGCATACTTTTCTTTTTTTCGTAGCTTTTCTAAAACATTGCCTAATTTTTCATCCATTTCTAATGGATTTTCAATGGGTGCGATAGAAAATAAATCCAAATCAAAAACACCGCCATCCCAAAAAAACTCTTTTTGAAATGCCATATTCTGTATCGGCGGAGCATTTCTGACACCTTTCAAATTATCAATTCCATGACTTACATCATGCCCATGATGTGTAAAGGCATAGGCTTGATTATGACAATCAGCACAAGCAATTGAGCCATCTCTCGATAAATCACCATCATTAAAGAGCTCTTTCCCAAGTTCAAATCCAGCAACCGACATTGGATTTTTATCGAAATTATAAACCGGTGCAGGAAAATTGGCAGGTTTAGTAAAAAGTTGTTCTGGGCTAATATCTTGGGAGTTATCGCTGTTACACGCAACTCCCAAATAAACAACGCTACTAACCAACATAGATAAATTCTTAAATTTCATTAGTCGGCATCGTTATGAACATGGTCAACAATATAAGCTTTGGCATAATTTGCCGAAACTGTCAAACCAGCAGCCGGAGCCATAATGACACTTGATTTTGCCAAACTAATGTTGTTTACAGCACTAAACACTTTCGTCACATCAAAAACAACATGAATAGCTGGAGCAATATCTTTACGAACAGTGGCTGGTGAAGGCAAATTAAATGATAAGGATTTTAGATTATTTGGCGTTACTGATGATTTACCCCCGAAACCTCCAATGTGAAATTGATATAATTTCTGCCCCCCTGAATTTGCCGCAGCAGCACTTGAAATACCTTCCATTTTGAAGAAAATATATCCTGAATTCCAAGACCAATACATATTATCAGTGCCATAAGAGGCGGGGTCAAGTACGCCAGTTCGTTGGCTAATATCTGCAATAGATTTTAAGCTATCTACGCCAATAGTGTAAGCTAAGCCTGTATAATTAGCAGCAGGAACGTCTTTTAAAGTCACATTCAAAGAATTAGCATCTGCTTGGCGAACCAAGAAATATTGGTCTGGAAACTTCACAACTTCGCCATTATCTTTTGTCAAAGAGAGATTTGAAACAAAATAATTTAGCGTAGTAACAGTAAAGTCTTCGCCAAGAGCATTGGCATATTTAGTTGAGCCTAACACTAATTTTTGGTCACCCATGCGGTTATCAAACTCTATTGTCAATGAATTTTTGTCATTTGGTGCAATTTCGTCTTCTTTTTGACATGAAATAATCAATACGGTTATGAATATGGCTAAAAATAATTTTAATATATTTTTCATGATATTGTTTCGGTAAAATTTAGAAAATAGTATTCTATTGATTGTAGTTTTTAGTTACAATCAAGAATAAATAACTGATAATCAGACACTTGTTAAAGCAAGAAAATAGGCATGCTCTTATCTACTCAAAATATTGATAGATAGAGACAAGTAAAAAAACTACTTCAAAATCTGATGAATAGACACGATGAATCATTAAAGCACAAAAAACTGGCTTAGATGATTTCAATAATGATGTAGAAAATTTTAACCGAAACAGGGAGGACGAAAAAGAGAACTAATGAGCGTAGAATAGTGGCTCATCTGATAAAAGAAATTGTTTTGAACAACGTTAGATACACTCCTGAATGTCTGTGTAAATACAAAGTTTTCGTGGTGAAAAGTTTCTTCTAAAAGCTTTTTGAAACTTTGCTCTTGGCGGTCAGCCTCTTTGCTTGCTTTATCTTCGGCTATTTTGTGGAGCTGTTTGGCCAAATAGCATTTACCATTACATTTTAGTTCTGGTTTAAAGCGATTTTCACAGAGATTCTGAATAATGTATTCTTTGTTCAATTCAAAGTCAAGATAAACCACAGGCACTACCAGTATTCTTACACTGGTAAGCAAAAGCAGAAATACTGCTAAGCTGCGTTTTGAACTTGCTATTAAATTCATGCAGCAAAGCTAAGCTTCGAATTATCAATCAGCAATGATTTTCATCATTTTTTAATTGTAGCTACTAAAATTTTATTTTCAAAGACGGTTCCAATCAATAATTTATCACCCCAAACAGCTCCAACACTAGAGCCCGAAACGGGCTTTCCATCATTCAAATAAATGCTTTCAACTGTAAAATCACCTTTTCCACGATACATAATTTTCTTAATTTCAGAAGGTGATAATTTTGAATGGTCTTTCGAGTGACCTAAAAACGCCAACAATTTTGGATGACAACCAACCCATAAATGGCCATATTCGTCCAATTCAATGTTATCGGCTCCATCAATCATGATTTCATCTGATTCAGTCAGCTTTCCAGTAGAAAAATCTCGGTCATACACTTTAATCTTGCGACCAGAAGTAGCTGCTACAAATATTTGTCGCCCATCTAAACTAGGTGTAATACCATTTGCATAGAGAAATCCATCGGCCACAATTTTGGCACGCTG harbors:
- a CDS encoding sugar phosphate isomerase/epimerase family protein — encoded protein: MNSTRRSFLKTAPLAIGGAALANPSMAEITQPKSAASRIKLSVSSYSYWHFKGDKFPIEKVIDEAAKMGLDGIDVLHRQMDGEDNAYLQKLKKHAFVNGIAMTCLSIHQGFVSPDKAVLKEHIDHTNHCIELAYKMGIPCMRLNTGRWGTIKSFDDLMAKRGIEPAIEGYTEDDAFKWCIDSIHQCMKKAEACGILLALENHWGLGSTPEGMLRIKNAIDSPWLGLLMDTGNFLENPYDKLEKIAPQTCFVQAKTYYGGGEWYSLDLDYKRIVNILKSVNYQGYISIEFEGKEDPKTGVQKSVDLLRSVL
- a CDS encoding outer membrane beta-barrel protein, producing MKKAILLFYLSIIVQNIFAQTQSVSFRFIDNTQKPIIGTSVKLINKADTNKIQYGISDTSGVAKFITKAGQYTLKATSIGYKNLDRLISINAKSSSFELVMQDDANALATVTVVAQKPLVSQEDDKTIIDPEPIASSSTSAYEIMEKTPGLFLDPDGNIYISSTSPATIYINGREQKMSSADIATILKTLPPSSIQKIEILRSPSAKYDAASSGGIVNVVLKKGVKIGRTGSVVTGMNQGRYGNQFLSLNLMNNDGPKNSYFNLNLTNRNSYDQIETNRKLSENTFLAQKSYATSPAKIFYSGYGFSYDLTKKWTINFDGRGSYNDSRSESSNENLIKTIGTEAIRSQNQNDVRNNTHNLIFNQGFSTKYKIDSIGSELTSDFSYNFLSNQNKQNFSNQFISPAQEPFFGNGDIQTQRQSFIGQIDLKFKTAQNIIFESGLKTSLLWFKNTTEYFARSNGLQTLDVTRTSKFDYEEAIHAGYAQASKNLHSIQIKVGARVENTNMYGHQRIPKDTTFKINRIDVFPYAYLSRNITKIAGFDLTGYLIYRRSITRPVYDYLNPSPRYIDQFLYEAGNPSLKPQFTENYEANISVDNRPIFAFGKNYTRDIFTNVVYQNSENPSIAFRTYDNLGKNEETYFRLLGAIPPGKKYFFVVGTQYNHNKYDGQYQNKPLAFNRGSWSFFTFHQLKFSDVSSLSMNGFIRVKGQLQFYELSNFGNLNLSYNHSFLSKKLLLSLSVNDIFFTNNNRFTLNQGTISANGFRKSDTRRVGFNLRYNFGIKKKESQNNMMNFDTLENNSK
- a CDS encoding DUF885 domain-containing protein — encoded protein: MKRFLLLFLSTLALTAFGQQANEKLKIVIDEYENFQKIGYNNKPTDSLGTGILGDVSLEKYEKNYNAYKGFLAKINQIEVSKLNRTELINLELLKFLLLENINEFEFDAHLNPLLADAGFHMGYASMMRNASPRNLQDYQRHIQRLRDFPRYVQQHIDLMRLGIKKGIVQARVIFDGYDGTYKPYIVDSPEKSEFYAPFTRFPSTFNENLKQKLTADGKAAVMEASKGFKLFSDFMDKEYIPAARTKEGISNCTNGKAYYEMLVKYYSTMQMSVEEVHKKGLEEVARIRKEMEEVKAQTGFKGDFKAFLTFLRTDPQFYAKTPLELMKEASYIAKQVDGKLPAYFGKLPRQSYGVEPVPAAIAPKYTGGRYSPSSPESYRAGHYWVNTYNLPSRPLYNLEALTLHEAVPGHHLQIALNYELENVPDFRKRLYLSAYGEGWALYTEHLGDEMGFYKNPYSKFGKLTYEMWRACRLVVDTGIHAYGWGRQESIDYLANNTALSLHECTTETDRYISWPGQALSYKIGELKIRELRKKAETELGEKFNIRDFHDAVLSEGTVTLPLLERIIDDYIKQKK
- a CDS encoding cytochrome-c peroxidase is translated as MKFKNLSMLVSSVVYLGVACNSDNSQDISPEQLFTKPANFPAPVYNFDKNPMSVAGFELGKELFNDGDLSRDGSIACADCHNQAYAFTHHGHDVSHGIDNLKGVRNAPPIQNMAFQKEFFWDGGVFDLDLFSIAPIENPLEMDEKLGNVLEKLRKKEKYATLFQKAYGSKEITTERFLKALSQFMNALVSANSRYDKYVRKEQGGILTEDELAGLEVFKQKCASCHSGELFTDQSYRNNGLPVYNLDDTGRGRITQNRKDEYTFKVPSLRNIEVSAPYMHDGRFYSLEAVLNHYNDGIVDSPTLDTSLKNGSKLGIQTTADEQKKLIAFLKTLTDNDFLKNKRFGIQ
- a CDS encoding MbnP family protein, with translation MKNILKLFLAIFITVLIISCQKEDEIAPNDKNSLTIEFDNRMGDQKLVLGSTKYANALGEDFTVTTLNYFVSNLSLTKDNGEVVKFPDQYFLVRQADANSLNVTLKDVPAANYTGLAYTIGVDSLKSIADISQRTGVLDPASYGTDNMYWSWNSGYIFFKMEGISSAAAANSGGQKLYQFHIGGFGGKSSVTPNNLKSLSFNLPSPATVRKDIAPAIHVVFDVTKVFSAVNNISLAKSSVIMAPAAGLTVSANYAKAYIVDHVHNDAD